The Candidatus Manganitrophaceae bacterium genome contains a region encoding:
- a CDS encoding segregation/condensation protein A: MKVKESLEEFYEVKVGTFEGPLELLLHLIKKNEINLYDIPIALITKQYIEALDLMKALNLSIAGEFLVMAATLIHIKSKMLLPLSDLEEEGEEVDPRQELIWRLLEYKRFKDAASNLENREAEWRDIYRREPVPSLDLPSDDVSLVDVSLYELFDAFQSVLSRTKDESILEISPDTLSVKEQMQFLLERIGSVDSLLFEELALEMMTRRVVIVTFVALLEVIRLGLIRILQGEVCGPLRLMKTKNLVTVQHD; this comes from the coding sequence ATGAAAGTTAAAGAATCCCTTGAAGAGTTCTATGAGGTGAAGGTTGGAACCTTCGAAGGCCCCTTGGAACTCCTTCTTCATCTCATCAAGAAGAACGAGATTAACCTTTATGATATTCCCATTGCACTGATCACGAAGCAATACATAGAAGCGCTTGATTTAATGAAGGCCCTCAATCTCTCCATCGCGGGAGAGTTTTTGGTCATGGCCGCTACCCTGATCCACATAAAATCTAAAATGCTTCTTCCACTGTCTGATCTTGAGGAGGAGGGGGAGGAAGTCGATCCGCGCCAGGAGTTGATTTGGCGTCTCCTGGAATATAAACGATTCAAAGATGCGGCATCGAACCTGGAAAATCGAGAGGCGGAATGGCGGGACATCTATCGGCGTGAGCCTGTACCCTCATTGGATCTTCCCTCTGATGATGTTTCCCTGGTCGATGTGAGCTTGTATGAACTTTTTGACGCGTTTCAATCTGTCTTGTCCCGGACAAAGGATGAATCGATCCTGGAAATCTCTCCCGACACACTTTCGGTGAAGGAACAGATGCAGTTTCTGCTTGAGCGGATTGGTTCTGTCGATAGCCTACTTTTTGAAGAGCTTGCTCTGGAAATGATGACCCGCCGGGTCGTCATTGTCACTTTTGTTGCCCTCCTTGAGGTGATACGTCTGGGATTAATTCGTATCCTGCAGGGAGAAGTCTGTGGACCGCTTCGACTGATGAAAACAAAAAACCTGGTAACTGTTCAGCATGACTAG
- a CDS encoding (2Fe-2S)-binding protein, whose amino-acid sequence MPRVTFQSEGMTGTVERGKSLLDAAESMGIELRHDCGGFATCSTCRILILDGVSSLTEVDLDEENMLEEAELTAPFRLSCQAKILGDVTVRIPEAEMAWSKQSLEILDQNPVKYRAFIRLLVEDKARSQKLTAILPETAMTLVEEAKKAVDEATDDPVALSALVKQVCDVA is encoded by the coding sequence ATGCCAAGAGTCACATTTCAATCTGAAGGGATGACGGGGACGGTGGAACGCGGGAAAAGCCTTCTCGACGCTGCCGAAAGTATGGGGATCGAATTGCGCCATGACTGCGGTGGATTTGCAACCTGCAGCACCTGTCGTATCCTCATTTTGGATGGCGTTTCGAGCCTGACAGAAGTCGATTTGGATGAAGAAAATATGCTCGAAGAAGCGGAATTGACGGCACCTTTCCGTCTCTCCTGTCAGGCCAAGATCCTTGGGGATGTCACGGTACGGATCCCTGAAGCTGAGATGGCTTGGAGCAAGCAATCACTCGAAATACTTGATCAAAACCCTGTCAAATACCGTGCTTTCATCCGGCTCCTCGTCGAGGACAAGGCCCGGAGTCAAAAATTAACCGCCATCCTTCCCGAGACGGCAATGACACTTGTTGAGGAAGCAAAAAAAGCGGTGGATGAGGCGACCGATGACCCCGTAGCCCTTTCCGCTTTGGTAAAACAGGTCTGCGATGTGGCATAA